The genomic interval GTGAATATAAAATGTTTGCAACAGATAAAATCATCATCGTTGATGGATGTAAAAGGAATAAAAATGTAACAGATTTAATCGGTGAAGAAATTGCCGTAATAGATCATCATACAGGCAAAGAGCCCGATGATGTTGAGTTTGTTGATATTCAACCCGATACGGGTGCTTGTTCATCAATTATAACTTCTTATTTCATTGAAATGGAGCGTAAGATACCTGAAGTTGCGGCAACAGTACTCTTAACGGGATTATTTAGAGATACAGATAGTATGACAAGAAACGTGAGTGTCATGGATGTTACAGCCTATACAGAACTTTACAAACAGGCTGATAAATTAAAATTTAATTCCATGGTTTTAAATAATCTGACTTTGGATGATCTTAGATTTTATACCAATGTCATCTCAAATCTTAAAACAAAAGGTGATATCGCCTTTTGTTATATAAATGATGAATGCAATCAGAATTTGTTAGGAATACTTGGCGATTTCATTCTCTCTCTTGTTGAAATAAAATTTACAGCCCTCTTTGCTAATAATGATCAGGTAATAAATATCTCTTTCAG from Oceanispirochaeta sp. carries:
- a CDS encoding DHHA1 domain-containing protein → MIKQLIQKLKTERENIYIQTHNFPDPDAVASAFGLQQLLKMEGITANIIFDGVIQRTALNKMISELSIDIRQTSEYKMFATDKIIIVDGCKRNKNVTDLIGEEIAVIDHHTGKEPDDVEFVDIQPDTGACSSIITSYFIEMERKIPEVAATVLLTGLFRDTDSMTRNVSVMDVTAYTELYKQADKLKFNSMVLNNLTLDDLRFYTNVISNLKTKGDIAFCYINDECNQNLLGILGDFILSLVEIKFTALFANNDQVINISFRNESPEINAAEVMKEAVLGIGSGGGHKQMAGGIINNKKTFKPDLMFKKIITIISR